In the genome of Fusarium fujikuroi IMI 58289 draft genome, chromosome FFUJ_chr02, one region contains:
- a CDS encoding related to acetylxylan esterase, producing MPPFTLQGTITVLMVLVALISPLASALPSLRILPLGDSITKGNGSKDQKGYRNRLREKLIGRGTSVDMVGSLKHPPTGMADNDHEGHSGKVLAQINTYWKLSIAARPNVVLVHAGTNNMDLEVDLEGSPNMLASIIDGLFQNAPDTTVLVAPVIWANNPRMQKNTDRFNPQVISIIEERQKAGKHILEVPIDINAGDLSDEKHPNDSGYEKMADAWLKAILEADKRGWLKAPTKIDAAGLPGVGLGVGGGTGGAQEEIVGKIWKKQGTAFEGFRIWEPVGTIRDSAESSSREKVILADLNGDGIADYVLADKDGKMRAWINGGKPNDWKSIGYINPDWKSITGDMIRLADVDNDGKADLIALYEDGAAKVWKNVDNGKKFESLDSRWATGLASRDKVRFEDIDGDGYADYVIVYEGGAVKWARNTHNNGKDSSKKNWETETTIAPGPAGIPQDSTNIRDIDGDGKADYLVIYQGGAVKAFRNTLKEGGRNWDDLGTIAPGIEGVAGEMIRFADMDGDGLADFLAVADDGSIRMWKNLGITGTKGQSIRFADLTGEGRDDLISVDSRGRARAWINKGDNKWEAIGEIAPGFDEDLSDSRIEFIDVNGDKRADYLIIYGGGAVKAYLNNGNLPDPGDRRIWQDGITISPGVGAPGSKVRFADLDGDGYADFLILYEGGAVKYWQNNKNIPPRNGGRIWKEGIVVATGVGEPGSKVQFADLTGDGKADYIVQYDGGAARGYRNNGKIPIGEGRKWNDMGTIAAGVSPQGPVHYADINGDRKADYLVVFDGGAVNAYLNNHDWAPKLPDNPGQPIPVEPGTGGGGGGGDGSSGGGDDEGDDDEGNGGGGSGEGDDDGGSDGGSDGGNNGDKDVVYIDPKIWDSKNPTAGCQPPCTLILPPWPLSSKTTISFPVITETFKETWPETTSGVTKYGTTTITVKITLPPLTTSEIGVSNVILTESTSISVPVRGSVIPSPVTLTEPTHGITYTYKPGPLPTDDVNVGPPPGIAPGVIITAGPPGPICKSGCGKPCLFGCAPGGGGGGSGGGSIGCIGGGCPGPGGNCVGPGCEKSNDDDNDDDDNDDDDDDDEDCATETNTECHQVCTTKPCATVCNTYLGCDCTTSQVTDYWVSCESSSCTTTSTEVITGCFLTATATTTGASCPLTPVDYGDDFGDDDNALGNLGSTYKTTFSASVIVSSTPYPVNDGYATVDRTAYSIPDVESASKTKMRGTSAVILPSYVGTTISVTIKGISFITTSYPKATTTFGETTTTEPSETTTSYPTNTAINEGEAYCYEGDTNYVEFTKDEARQVIGSFCDSSYTLGPGNTFGQNVALEEDGYTVIVSAKWAPDQSGCGDKEPFSFSEDDWNHDLCLGGWTAGYSCPNDEEDRQSSYGGVYVLDPPENGGCLLLSLYAYDTSTMRLKALPKGAESLIPPVMNVTHMGEKKEWIANDKFDGRRMWPVAEGTTHGGKPSTTGVVQTKNSS from the exons ATGCCGCCATTCACGCTTCAGGGTACCATCACGGTGTTGATGGTGCTCGTAGCACTCATTTCGCCGCTTGCTTCAGCACTTCCTAGTCTTCGCATACTGCCCCTCGGAGACTCAATTACCAAAGGAAACGGCTCAAAAGACCAAAAGGGCTACAGAAACCGCCTCCGTGAGAAACTCATAGGTCGCGGTACTTCAGTAGACATGGTCGGTAGCTTGAAGCACCCTCCTACTGGCATGGCAGACAATGACCACGAAGGCCACAGTGGAAAGGTCCTTGCTCAGATCAATACCTACTGGAAGCTATCTATCGCAGCACGCCCTAACGTTGTTCTCGTACATGCCGGTACAAACAATATGGACCTAGAGGTTGACCTTGAGGGCTCTCCTAACATGCTGGCGTCCATTATTGATGGGCTATTTCAGAATGCTCCAGATACCACGGTTCTTGTTGCTCCTGTAATATGGGCAAATAACCCCAGAATGCAAAAGAACACTGATCGCTTCAACCCACAAGTCATTTCCATCATTGAGGAGAGACAAAAGGCTGGAAAGCATATCCTGGAAGTCCCAATAGACATCAATGCAGGTGATCTCTCAGACGAGAAGCACCCAAACGATAGTGGCTATGAGAAGATGGCCGACGCCTGGTTGAAGGCAATCCTCGAGGCTGACAAACGAGGTTGGTTGAAAGCACCCACCAAGATAGACGCTGCTGGCCTTCCTGGCGTTGGCCTTGGTGTCGGTGGAGGGACAGGAGGCGCTCAAGAAGAGATTGTGGGTAAGATCTGGAAGAAACAAGGAACCGCCTTTGAAGGTTTCCGGATATGGGAGCCCGTCGGAACCATCAGAGACTCTGCTGAGAGTTCCTCACGCGAAAAGGTCATTTTGGCCGATCTGAACGGCGATGGTATCGCCGATTACGTCCTTGCTGACAAGGATGGTAAGATGCGAGCATGGATCAATGGAGGCAAGCCCAATGACTGGAAGAGCATCGGTTATATCAACCCAGACTGGAAGTCCATCACGGGCGACATGATCCGTCTCGCCGACGTGGACAACGATGGAAAGGCAGATCTCATCGCTCTATATGAAGATGGCGCTGCCAAGGTCTGGAAGAACGTGGACAACGGAAAGAAGTTTGAGTCCCTCGATTCCAGATGGGCAACCGGTCTTGCGTCTCGAGACAAAGTTCGGTTTGAGGACATCGATGGTGACGGATATGCCGACTATGTTATCGTGTACGAGGGCGGCGCTGTCAAGTGGGCGCGTAACACGCACAACAATGGCAAggacagcagcaagaagaatTGGGAGACTGAAACCACTATCGCCCCAGGACCAGCTGGTATACCTCAAGACTCTACCAACATCCGAGacattgatggtgatgggaaGGCTG ATTATCTTGTCATATATCAAGGCGGCGCTGTAAAAGCGTTCCGCAACACTCTGAAAGAAGGCGGCCGTAACTGGGATGACTTGGGCACAATTGCCCCTGGCATAGAGGGTGTCGCAGGCGAAATGATCCGTTTTGCCGACATGGACGGTGACGGCTTGGCTGACTTCCTTGCTGTTGCCGACGACGGAAGCATCCGCATGTGGAAGAACCTTGGTATCACCGGAACCAAAGGCCAGAGCATCCGCTTCGCCGACTTGACAGGCGAAGGAAGAGATGACCTAATCTCTGTCGACTCTAGAGGACGAGCTCGGGCTTGGATCAACAAGGGCGACAACAAGTGGGAGGCAATCGGTGAGATCGCGCCGGGTTTTGACGAGGATCTCTCCGACTCGCGCATTGAGTTCATCGATGTCAACGGTGATAAGCGCGCTGACTACTTGATCATATACGGCGGAGGAGCTGTGAAAGCGTATCTCAACAACGGCAACCTGCCTGATCCTGGGGATAGACGCATCTGGCAGGATGGTATTACTATCTCTCCCGGCGTCGGTGCACCAGGGAGCAAGGTCCGGTTTGCAGACCTTGATGGCGACGGGTACGCAgacttcctcatcctctacGAAGGCGGAGCAGTCAAGTACTGGcagaacaacaagaacatACCACCCAGGAACGGCGGCCGCATCTGGAAAGAGGGTATTGTTGTAGCCACTGGTGTTGGCGAGCCCGGCAGCAAGGTCCAGTTTGCGGATCTCACAGGAGATGGCAAGGCAGACTATATCGTTCAGTATGATGGCGGCGCTGCTCGGGGGTATCGCAACAATGGCAAGATTCCGATTGGCGAAGGACGCAAGTGGAATGACATGGGGACTATAGCAGCAGGCGTTAGTCCCCAAGGTCCCGTCCATTACGCGGACATCAATGGGGATAGGAAGGCTGACTATCTTGTTGTGTTTGATGGGGGCGCAGTGAATGCGTATCTCAATAATCATGACTGGGCGCCGAAGCTGCCGGATAATCCTGGTCAACCTATTCCTGTTGAGCCTGGTACTGGTggcggaggaggtggtggtgatggcagCAGTGGcggaggtgatgatgagggcgacgacgatgaaggcaACGGCGGAGGCGGTAGCGGCGAGGGTGACGACGATGGAGGCAGTGATGGAGGCAGTGACGGAGGCAACAATGGTGATAAAGACGTTGTCTACATTGATCCCAAGATCTGGGACTCCAAGAACCCTACAGCAGGTTGTCAACCACCTTGTACCCTCATCCTCCCGCCATGGCCACTCTCATCCAAGACAACGATCAGTTTCCCTGTCATCACTGAGACCTTCAAAGAGACCTGGCCGGAGACTACCAGCGGTGTTACCAAGTACGGCACGACAACAATCACTGTCAAGATCACACTGCCGCCCCTTACAACTTCCGAGATTGGTGTGTCCAACGTGATACTGACAGAGTCAACGTCCATATCTGTGCCTGTACGCGGTAGTGTTATTCCATCCCCAGTCACATTGACCGAACCAACCCACGGCATTACCTACACCTACAAGCCTGGACCCCTTCCTACTGATGATGTGAACGTTGGGCCTCCACCAGGCATCGCTCCGggtgtcatcatcaccgcgGGACCACCTGGACCTATTTGCAAGTCTGGCTGCGGTAAGCCATGTCTGTTCGGTTGTGCCccaggtggaggtggaggaggaagtgGTGGTGGCTCGATCGGGTGCATTGGTGGAGGATGTCCTGGGCCGGGAGGAAACTGTGTTGGACCTGGATGTGAGAAGAGCAATGACGATGAtaatgatgacgatgataatgatgacgacgatgacgatgatgaggactgCGCTACAGAGACGAACACCGAGTGTCATCAAGTCTGCACGACAAAACCATGCGCCACTGTCTGCAACACATATCTCGGCTGCGATTGCACAACCTCTCAAGTAACCGACTACTGGGTATCCTGCGAATCTTCCTCATGCACGACTACATCGACTGAAGTCATCACAGGCTGTTTCCTCACAGCAACAGCTACAACCACAGGAGCCTCTTGTCCTCTCACCCCTGTCGACTATGGTGATGACTTCGGTGATGACGACAACGCCCTCGGAAACTTGGGTTCCACTTACAAAACAACCTTTTCAGCAAGTGTGATCGTCAGTTCAACACCATACCCCGTCAACGACGGATATGCCACCGTTGATAGAACCGCTTACTCCATCCCCGATGTCGAGTCAGCATCAAAGACCAAGATGCGAGGAACATCAGCGGTTATTCTTCCCTCCTATGTCGGCACTACCATCTCGGTCACCATCAAGGGCATTTCCTTCATCACCACGTCATACCCGAAGGCGACGACAACATTTGGAGAGACAACCACCACAGAGCCATCGGAAACTACTACCTCATATCCGACCAATACGGCCATCAACGAAGGTGAAGCCTACTGTTACGAAGGGGACACAAACTATGTGGAGTTCACCAAAGACGAAGCACGGCAAGTTATAGGGTCATTCTGTGACTCTAGCTACACGCTTGGCCCCGGTAACACATTTGGTCAGAACGTGGCTCTAGAAGAAGATGGCTACACAGTTATCGTGTCAGCCAAATGGGCGCCGGATCAGAGCGGCTGCGGAGACAAAGAGCCGTTCTCCTTCTCTGAAGATGATTGGAACCATGATCTATGTTTGGGAGGCTGGACTGCTGGCTATTCGTGCCCAAACGATGAGGAAGATCGGCAAAGCAGCTATGGGGGTGTGTATGTTCTTGATCCTCCTGAGAATGGTGGCTGTcttctcttgagcttgtatGCATATGATACATCGACTATGCGGCTCAAGGCTCTGCCAAAGGGGGCTGAGTCACTGATACCGCCGGTGATGAATGTGACGCATAtgggagagaagaaggagtgGATTGCGAATGACAAGTTCGACGGTCGCAGAATGTGGCCAGTTGCTGAGGGTACGACACATGGTGGGAAACCATCGACAACCGGTGTGGTTCAGACTAAGAATTCGTCATGA